The Populus alba chromosome 6, ASM523922v2, whole genome shotgun sequence genome contains a region encoding:
- the LOC118052981 gene encoding phosphatidylinositol 4-kinase gamma 8, with the protein MAVAIDQHHGFKPFKRSQRCRLQSLTNFDKNILEIDQTNLSSLKQAFEVVKFHRSFSSPCFSLATRVEEELDTTPRIEILGGHGAPRVRDLVVEVAIALASGVDPIPVSSGLGGAYVLRSRNGDNIALAKPIDEEPLAFNNPKGFGGLMLGQPGMKRSIRVGETGLRELAAYLLDHGGFAGVPPTALVKISSVGFHVNGVENISAPPCKIASLQRFVEHEFDAGELGCSGFSVASVHQIAIFDVRVLNLDRHAGNILVKKNDQKEKYAAGAAELVPIDHGLCLPEWLDDPYFEWLHWPQALVPFSESELVYISNLDPFKDAELLRSELSSLRESSIRVLVLCSIFLKQAAAAGLCLADIGKMMTRESCSGEENMSVLEDLCTKAKGAVVNASDDEEDNVDSREEKDEFELFQFDDETEHISAEETDHEVKNYNDGDDINRTTKENGGDNNGDDSKLGGLTRSKSYSVRNRACESEGISFGDLSEGEWKLFLECFEKLLLEVLEGTKRGSLKQRLGTSCQF; encoded by the exons ATGGCAGTAGCCATTGATCAACATCATGGATTCAAGCCATTTAAAAGATCTCAGAGATGTAGACTCCAATCTCTAACTAACTTTGACAAAAACATTCTTGAAATTGACCAAACCAATCTTTCCAGCTTAAAACAAGCATTCGAAGTAGTTAAATTTCACAGAAGCTTCTCCAGTCCGTGTTTTTCCTTGGCCACTAGAGTCGAAGAAGAGCTCGACACTACTCCAAGGATTGAGATTCTTGGTGGCCATGGAGCCCCGAGAGTCCGTGATCTTGTTGTTGAGGTTGCCATAGCTTTGGCCTCCGGTGTTGATCCCATACCAGTATCAAGTGGACTAGGTGGTGCTTACGTTTTGCGCAGCAGGAATGGAGATAATATTGCACTGGCAAAACCAATTGATGAAGAACCTTTAGCCTTCAATAACCCGAAAGGCTTTGGGGGCCTGATGCTTGGCCAACCTGGTATGAAACGATCAATTCGAGTAGGTGAAACTGGACTTCGCGAATTGGCTGCTTATCTACTAGACCATGGTGGGTTTGCTGGTGTTCCTCCAACAGCATTAGTAAAGATTTCCAGTGTTGGGTTCCACGTcaacggtgttgaaaatatttcaGCTCCGCCCTGCAAGATTGCCTCACTCCAACGTTTTGTAGAACATGAATTTGATGCTGGGGAATTAGGATGTTCTGGTTTTTCAGTTGCTTCTGTTCATCAGATTGCGATTTTTGATGTAAGAGTCCTAAATCTTGACAGGCATGCCGGAAATATACTTGTAAAAAAGAACGATCAGAAGGAAAAATATGCAGCCGGGGCAGCTGAGCTCGTGCCTATAGACCATGGACTTTGCCTACCTGAGTGGCTTGATGATCCTTATTTTGAATGGCTGCATTGGCCTCAAGCCTTAGTTCCCTTTTCAGAATCTGAACTTGTGTACATATCCAATCTTGATCCATTTAAAGATGCAGAGCTCTTGAGATCTGAGCTTAGTTCTTTAAGGGAATCTTCTATCCGAGTTCTTGTCCTCtgcagtattttcttgaagcaAGCTGCTGCGGCTGGCCTCTGCCTTGCCGATATAGGCAAAATGATGACCAGAGAGTCTTGTAGTGGAGAGGAAAATATGAGTGTATTAGAGGATCTTTGCACAAAAGCAAAGGGAGCCGTTGTTAATGCATCAGATGATGAAGAGGATAATGTGGAtagcagagaagaaaaggacgAGTTTGAACTATTTCAATTCGATGACGAGACTGAGCACATTTCTGCTGAG GAAACCGACCATGAAGTCAAAAACTATAACGATGGTGATGATATCAACAGGACTACCAAAGAAAATGGCGGAGACAACAATGGGGACGACAGCAAACTAGGGGGTCTAACGAGGAGCAAGAGTTACTCAGTCCGTAATCGGGCTTGCGAATCCGAGGGCATTTCTTTTGGAGACTTGAGTGAAGGTGAATGGAAATTGTTCTTGGAGTGTTTCGAGAAGCTTTTGCTGGAGGTTCTCGAGGGCACAAAACGTGGCAGCTTGAAGCAACGGTTGGGAACTTCTTGCCAGTTCTGA